Genomic DNA from Hordeum vulgare subsp. vulgare chromosome 2H, MorexV3_pseudomolecules_assembly, whole genome shotgun sequence:
GTTGAAAATGAAGGTCCATACGAAGCAGCTGGCCGTCCAGCCGCGGGAAAAGCACACCCATTTCCCGCCAAACTGGGCAGAAAAATCCCCAATCCCCTTCCCCCACCCCCGCCGCACTCCCCACCCCCGCcgcagaggagagggagagagagagagagagagaggctcaTTCCGCCGCGCTTGGAACCAAACACCCACAGCCATGGAGATCGTGCGATCCCAACGGCAGCTCGCGGCAGCAGCCGCAGCTGCCAGCGGCGGAGGCAGCGGCGCGGGGGCTCTGCCAACGTACCGTGTGGCGCCGCAGCTGGAGGTGCGCCTGGAGGAGTTCGAGCTCTTCGCCATCGACCGCCTCCGAGGTGCGTTGACCGGCCTTCGTTTCGTGGGGCAATTTTTGATTCGCTCTCCCGCGCACTTCTTTAGATCTGGTTATTAACAGCTAGCGCTTCATGCGAATTTTCTGTGCTGTGTTGGTTAGTCCTGAAGGGTATCTCGGATGGGCTATCGCGGGGGAAGAGGCCCGAGGAGATGGAGAAACTGGTGAGCCATCCTCTCTTGCTCCGTTGATCTATTTCGGCGCCTTCTGCGAGAAAGCCACAGTACATTTTTGGGAGCCTTAGCGCAGATTTTCGGTACAAGCAGGTGAAAGTATCAGCAAATCTCGCTGTGTGTAGACCTCGATCTGAGTTGGATTTAGTTAGACGCATGGACAATTTCTAAGTTGAACTCAGGCTCTTTTAGATTTGCACATGATGTTCCTTTTGGATTTTTCCAttttattatttgacaatttatTGCTAATTTAACGTGTTTTAAATTCAAGTTGCAACTTGCAAGTGCTGTTCTCTTCTTAGATCGAGTACATATTAAGGCAAGTTTTTGTAAGTATAGTTATGGATTTAGCATATGCTTCTCCTTGATAACTAGGTAACAAGTTAAGTATAGATATCTGAAGCCTTCTTATGAACGGTGATTAAATATTTGAATTGAACTGAAATGTATGCTTCTCCTTGACATTTAGGTAAGCGAGTTGTGGAAGGCACATATGAGGCACCAGGATCCAGCAGAGACTTTAAACAAGGACATAATATCTCACTTTGTACTCCGTCTTGTATACTGCAGAACGTACGCATAACATTCTTGCACTTACATTTTGTATTCATCAGGTTGGTGGTTCGTTTCTGCAGTTTTGACCAACTTATTGGAACACTGCTTTTTTACCCACCTTCTAGGGAGGAATTGCGCAAGTGGTTTCTCTCCATGGAAAATACACTGTTTCGGTACCGCTTTCGTCTCGAGAGTCCTGAATCACAGGTGGCTTCTTCTCTACTTATCATGTAACTGAACTAAAGGAAAAAAATGTTTTAACCATTGCTTGTCCCACTGTCTCTTTCAGAGGCTTCTTATGAGTGAGTTTCAGCTTCCATACAAAGCATTGCCACACTCGGAATTCGAGGTATATATTATGGACATTAATAAAATAGTTGAGCACTTGGATGCTGGGGCTTCAGAGTAATGTAACTTCTTGGTTCCATGCTGTAGGCTGTGAAAGATAAGTTAAGCCAAGTTGCACGTTCCATCAGTCAATCTACAAGCGGTATGGAACACTTCATTGCTGGTTTATTTTGATTTGTACCTTGAAAATAAGCAGCACAGGGGCCCACATATTCAATTTGGATTTGTCACTGCTGTTAACTTATTTAGTGCAGATTTCTGTTCCAAGGCGTTAGAACGAATTACAGAATAATCTGCTTTGGATTATTTCCCATTGTTTGTATGGTCTGAAATCATGACTAAGTTGATGTACTGAAACAGTAGCTGGACGGCGGGATTGAActctggaaatatctcaaaagaaAATGTATTTGCAATGCATAACATTGTGCTGTGAAACTTTTAGTATTTCAACCTTTGTCATCATTTGTCAATCGCTCTTTATGCTGTTCAAGTAGAAATGTAGAATGATGTTTTGTTATCggcatttgtgttcttgaacttgcCGGCTaactttttgtattttattttgcaGTTGAATCTGTGTTCTTCAAGGTATGTGCACAATCTATCTTAGTTTGAAATCCCATATATTTGTTTTAAGTTTTTGCTCCTGCGATTGAGTAATCTAACTAAATAATGCTTAACCCAATTAAGGTACCTTTTGAAGAAGTTCCAGATCTTGTTGCCAACCGCCGAGTATTCCTTTCAAAGGGCTATGCTTATGTTGCGATGAGTCAGGTGTGATGTGAACATGAGAATGCAAACTTTTTATTTGGCTAATGCTCGTGCTAAACATATCTGCATAAATATGCCAGGTGGTTTCACTTGTGGTAACCCAATTCCGCTGCAATATATCAAAGGCACTTGTTTTAACAAATAGGTAAATGGTAACCTTTTATTTTTCAAAGTTGTACTCAGTTATTTTGTAGGAAATAATTCTTGTCGTCTTAGATGACATATGCTACCTGATTTTATATTTTTAACAATACTGTATCTGCCGTGTACCTTATGGATACATAACAACAGTATTTTTTGTCTCATCAATCAGTCTCCATTCATGTTTAGACAAATAAAAGGCTTGAGTTTGCAGTTGTTTGCATGATTACACCGTTTCATTACTTTGAACTTCGCTTCCATCTTGGCATTAGTTTTTGAACTTAGCATCTGTATGGCTGTATATTAGTAAAGACAATCTCTAATATGTGAAACAATTCAAGCACAGGAAATGGACTGCGACCATTAAGGAACAAGAAAAGGACAGGTTGACTCCTGTAAGTATAAGTGCACAATTCCCACTTTTTTCTCAGACTTTTCTTCTAGTAACATGTATGATGTATATTTTTTGAACAGATTGTTGAGGCGTTAAGCAATGCATATTTTGGACCTGATTACTCTCAGGTATACTGTTACACCTGTACTTTTCAACACATTCTTTTCGATGCTGTTTTTCACTAAATTACTTAAATTTTTGGTTTATAATCAATATTTTATACAGAAAACTGATGCTGCTGAGATTTCGCCAAAGgatattgatcaactggctagaacTTCTTTCCCTCTTTGTATGCGCCATATGCTAGAGAAGGTCAGGCACCTTAAAAGTTATGTACATAGCTTACCTTTTGGTCAGGTTATTTAGTGTTTTGCTTTTTGGCAGTTGAGGGAAAACCATCATCTCAAACACGGGGGTAGAATGCAGTTTGGTCTTTTCCTCAAGGTATTACGATGAATTAAAGCTGAAACTTAGTTTTATAAGTACCAATAGTTTGTATTATATATGCCGTTTTAATGCACTTCTGAAACTTTATTATTTAGGGTGCTGGGCTAAAGCTGGAGGATGCTGTCACATTTTGGAGATCGGAATTCTCTCAGAAGGTACCTAACTTTTCCTGGTGAATATATTAATCTGCAACTATATTTGTGTGGAAGTATTCAAGAAAACTTTTACTGTTGAGAAACCATATGCAAACCTCTATCAGCGTTTTGATGATGTTGAAGTTGTGTTAAGCATTTTTTTTGTATGACTACCTACTGCATGCTTACCTGTAGTTCTGTAAGTTAAACAGATATAGTTTGTAGTTTCTATTGCTTCACTGATGCTGAATCTCATATGGATAAGGTTGGCTCTGAGCGATTTGACAAGGAATATGCATATGGTATCAGACAcaattatggaaaagaaggaaaacGAACGGTAAGCCCCTTGTTCTATGTACATAACTTATTATTACTAACTATTGCCTTTTTTGGTAGAAAATTGATAACTCTGTTAAATGGCTCCTGCAGGATTACACTCCATATTCATGTCAAAAGATCATCTCTGCGACACCTGGTGTTGGTGATCACCATGGTTGCCCTTATCGACATT
This window encodes:
- the LOC123426536 gene encoding probable DNA primase large subunit, yielding MEIVRSQRQLAAAAAAASGGGSGAGALPTYRVAPQLEVRLEEFELFAIDRLRVLKGISDGLSRGKRPEEMEKLVSELWKAHMRHQDPAETLNKDIISHFVLRLVYCRTEELRKWFLSMENTLFRYRFRLESPESQRLLMSEFQLPYKALPHSEFEAVKDKLSQVARSISQSTSVESVFFKVPFEEVPDLVANRRVFLSKGYAYVAMSQVVSLVVTQFRCNISKALVLTNRKWTATIKEQEKDRLTPIVEALSNAYFGPDYSQKTDAAEISPKDIDQLARTSFPLCMRHMLEKLRENHHLKHGGRMQFGLFLKGAGLKLEDAVTFWRSEFSQKVGSERFDKEYAYGIRHNYGKEGKRTDYTPYSCQKIISATPGVGDHHGCPYRHFGEENLRAALNNMGVSGNALEGILDKVKNRHYQLACTMTFEATHGVSCDTGINHPNQYFSESQKVLQAKNQTVQSQLST